The following are encoded in a window of Diorhabda sublineata isolate icDioSubl1.1 chromosome 5, icDioSubl1.1, whole genome shotgun sequence genomic DNA:
- the LOC130444386 gene encoding testis-specific serine/threonine-protein kinase 3-like codes for MSKKVKKLQLANVFGFRIGKVIGKGTYSKVCLATSDDCDKKLACKIISKKQSGKEFLKKFLPRELEIIKCINHPNIVKVYRIFETPLTVYVFMEYCELGDILEYIQNNGPFTEERTRLLFRQVVEAVHYLHNLNFAHRDIKCDNIFLWNNCMIKLGDFGFSRYCVDENGEYPMSNTFCGSAAYAAPEILQGKPYDPKKYDIWALGCILYIMVMGQMPFDDSNILEMVEDQLYGNIRNFNFFCDRCSPNLRRLQMSLFETNMANRINTLQIIHHPWFLQEPYDVRISNAVLRSMSDSRLI; via the exons atgtcgaaaaaggTCAAAAAATTGCAATTAGCCAATGTTTTTGGATTTCGCATTGGAAAAGTTATTGGAAAAGGGACCTATAGTAAAGTTTGCCTTGCTACTAGTGATG attgCGACAAAAAATTGGCATGCAAAATAATAAGTAAGAAACAATCCGGgaaggaatttttgaaaaaatttttgccAAGAGAATTGGAGATTATTAAATGTATCAATCATCCCAATATAGTAAAAGTTTACAGAATATTCGAAACTCCATTGACAGTTTATGTGTTTATGGAGTATTGTGAACTTGGGgatattttggaatatattcAGAATAATGGGCCATTTACTGAAGAAAGAACCAGATTGTTGTTCAGACAG GTTGTGGAGGCGGTGCATTATCTACATAACCTGAATTTTGCTCATAGAGACATTAAGtgtgataatatatttttatggaaCAACTGTATGATAAAACTGGGAGATTTCGGTTTTTCCAGATATTGTGTGGACGAGAACGGAGAATATCCAATGTCAAACACATTCTGTGGCTCTGCCGCTTATGCCGCGCCTGAAATTTTGCAAGGGAAACCTTACGATCCTAAAAAATACGACATCTGGGCTTTGGGAtgtattttgtatattatgGTTATGGGGCAAATGCCTTTTgatgattcaaatattttagaaatggtAGAAGATCAATTATATGGGAATattcgaaattttaattttttttgcgaTAGATGTTCTCCAAATTTGAGGAGATTGCAAATGTCACTCTTCGAAACTAACATGGCAAATAGGATTAATACTTTGCAGATCATCCACCATCCGTGGTTTTTGCAGGAGCCGTACGATGTCAGAATTTCTAACGCAGTGTTACGGTCTATGTCTGATAGTCgtttgatttga